In Cryptococcus neoformans var. neoformans B-3501A chromosome 3, whole genome shotgun sequence, the DNA window TGAAGGCGAAGGTGACCGAGAGTGCAGATGAAGGTGGTAACAAGAAGGGGAACGCCGGTGCTAGTGGCGGTGATGGGGGctttggtggtgatggaggTTCAGGCAATGGCAAGAAGGGTGGAGGATCAGGAAATGGAGGCAATAGAGGTTTGGGCGGAAATCCGGCTCCAAGGTCTCCGAGGCTGAATTCAAATACAGCTCAAAACAATCCACCCAGCAACAAGCACAATAATGTAGCTAACTTTGATGCCTCGAGTTGTTTCCTCCCCTGGACCGAAGACCCGAGGAGCTATCTCTTGTCTCGCTTGCCGTGACGCCAAGGTGAGAAGCCTGTGGGTATCTGAGTAGTGCAATTCGGCCTCGTACTCAATGCTGattttcatcctcttctagTGCGACGGAGTTTATCAGTTCAAGTGCGAACGATGCATCAGCCATGGATCTTGCTGCCAGTGGGCAGAGAGCGGCCGCGGTGTTAAGTTGGGCAGCAAGCAGAGGAATCAATTCATCAAATTGACCTTAGCGCTTCAAGCAAAGCTGTAAACAAATGACCGCGGACACGGCGAAACTAAAGTAGCTTAATAATAATTAAAGTTAATTACGTAATTTTACCCAGCCCACCCGGACTTTTGACCCCCGGCGGTAGTCGGACCGTGATTGCCGGACACCGAGTCGGAGGTGATGCACAAGTTTGGGGGtttgcctccaccagctGAGTATTGCATTATTCCAGCGTACTTGACGGTCCACGATGCACTCCCATGGTACAAACATTCGCCCCCTTTGCGTAATCCCCACAGGATAACTACGACTTGAATCTTTACTTtcacatccttctcatcctcaccttGACTTCACAATGTCTGCCGCCTTTTCCAACAAGCTCAAATACGCTGTCCTCGGTGCTGGCCGTATGGGCCAGCGTCATGCTCTCAACGTTGCCTTCAGATCTCCCCGTGCAGAACTGGTAGCAGTAGCCGACCCCAAACCTTCTATTCCTCAATGGATGAAGGACAACTTGCCTCCGAGTACCAAGTACTTCGAGAACTACGAAGACTGTCTCGTGAACAGTGGAGCAGATGCTGTTCTAATTGCGAGTGCGACAAGCTGGCACGCTCCCATGGCTATTGATGCTATGCATGCTGGCAAGGTGAGTTCATTAATGTGAACTGTGCTGTTCTATGCTGACTTCTCATTAGCATGTCTTACTGGAGAAGCCTATTTCCATCGATCTCGAAACCTCCAGGAGTGTCGTTGCGGAGGCTGAAAAATTCCCAGACTTGAAGGTCATGATTGGCTTCAGTCGCCGATGTAAGTCCGAACCGGTTCCCCTACCAAGAGAAGCCCTGCTAAACATATCATTTTGAAGTTGACGAGTCTTACCGACaggcgaggaagatgattgaaAACGGACAACTAGGCAAGGCCCACTTGATCAAGTCTGCTACCAACGATCAGTATGACCCGTCCGGATTTTTCGTCTCCTATGCAGCCGCTTCCGGTGGCATTTACATTGACTGTGGTATCCACGACATTGATTGCGCCCGATGGCTCCTTGACGCCTCTCTTGGTATTCCCAACCCCAAAAAACAAGTCCGCCGTGTATTTGCTGCGGGCCACAACATCCGGCACCCCGAGCTTGTCCAGGACAACGATGTCGACAACGCAGTAGGGTTTGTGGAGTTTGAAAATGGCAAAATGCTGGTGTTACACCTGAGCAGGACTTCTATGCATGGTCACGATTGCTTTGCTGAGGTTTTCGGAACGGACGGAAAGGTAATCGTTAACGGAGTGAGTTGTCATAGGTTAATCCGGATGCGGTGGAGGCTGACGCGATGTTGCAGAACCCTCAGCTTAACCGAGTGGAGATTCGCGATGTTCACGGTGTCCGTAGCGAGTCGACGTGAGTAGTTTTATCAGATATCTGGTGGCAGAGGAGATAATCCGCTTACATATAATTAGCCCTACCTATTACGAGCGTTTCAAGGATGCTTTTGTGACAGAGATCAACGAGTTTACTTCCGCCGTCCTCGATAACAAACGTACGTGCTTCACCTAGTCTTGTCTGATATCTATTAACTCGATACTTCCCATAGCTCTCCCAGTTAACGCCATCGATGCTCTTGAGGCAAGCAAGATTGCGACCGCTTTGACACACTCCTTCAAAACCAATACTCCGGTCTTCTTCGATGACGAGGGCGAGCCGATATTGGCGTAATTGTGAAAGAAGACGGCGTTCGTTTGGGGTTATAAAAAGTGTGGGGACCGTGCAATTATACAATGCAATTAGGAAGATAATTTGAATAGACTAAGAAATAGAGAAAAAGGTAGAcgcaaggaaagaaagaaatgcAAAATAGATAGCGAGTCGATGTTAACTATAAAGTGCTCCACGCTGCAATCGTCATTCATGGCTCCGTCGTCGTTCGATCGCTCGCTCGCGTGATTAAATACGTAAACCAGCAGACCCTTCTGCTTGCGATCATACTTGCCCTGGTTACTACACATCGATCCAAGTTTACTTTTCAGGGCCGAAAATACGGGCGGGTCGCGCCCACCATATGTTTGCATACTCTCTTGTACTACGCCAGGGTGACATACATGACAGAGGTTTTGAGCTCTGAAGTTTGGCGCTGACCTGACGCGTAAAGGAAGTTGTGACGTTGCATGATCTCGTTCACTGTTTTTGCGGTTTTTGCTCAATCTCGATCCGCAACGAACCAATTACTTCTCtgatcttctccatcgcTATCCTGTTCTCACTTAACTCACCCTCTCTACAATGGCCGACAACGACCACGAAAAGCTCAAAAGTAGCCTTTCTGACATCATTACCGGTGTCGAGTCCCCTGTCCCATCTTTTACCCCCCCATCAACCGCCCCTGAAGATGACTTTACACCGTTCCCTTCACCTGTTTTGAGCGCTACTTCGCTCGCTGGTCTCTCATGTAAACTCTCACAGCTGACTCCTGGATGTCAAAAAGCTAACGACAGTATGTAGTGGGATCTGACGGAGTGTTCGAGCCGGAGGTGGACGACAACAAGGTCATCACGGAGGAGGAAACGGCTAAAGCTCTCGAGTTGAAAGCTCTGGCCAACAAGGCTTTTAAAGGTGTGTGATATCACCCAATTCTCGCCAAGCGTACAATTGACTAATGGATCGTATAGACAAGAATTTCTCGAAATCTATTGATTTCTACACCCAGGCTATCGCGTTAAATCCTAAAGAACCAACATTTTGGAACAACAGAGCTATGAGTAAGGccaagatggaagagcaTGGTGGCGCTATCTCTGACGCTAGTACGTCCCTATGAGCTATAACATGCCTATTTGTGATGCTGATACTTTTTCGCTTCTAGCTAAGGCTGTGGAGCTCAACCCTTCTTATGCGAAAGCTTTCTACCGCCGTGGCCTTTCTCAACTTGCTATTCTTCGACCTACCGATGCTGTCTCCGATTTCAAGAAAGCTTTGGCCATTGAACCCGGAAACAAGACAATAAGAGACCAGTTATCCATCACCACGAAATTGATCAGGAGAATAGAGTTCGAGAAGGTTTGTCTTTATACTATGTTGCGGCGTGTACTTGGGGAAACTGACGATCTTGCATGCTAGGCTATCTCAGTTGGAGAGACGGAGACTGCTTCCCAAAGATGTCTTTCTCTCATAGAATCCGGAGCCTGCAATCTTGACACATCTTCCAAACCTGCCGACATgcctcttcccatcattCCTGACGATCCTAACGCGCGGTATACCCCAACAAAGGGATTTGTTGAGGGGATGATTGAGAGTTTTAAAAAGGGTGGCAAGGTCCCGAAGAGGGTTGCTTGGGAAATTATCTTGGGATGTAAGGCCATtgtggagaaagagaagactTTAGTGGATATTGTCGTTCCCGATGGGGTTACCTGCGATATCATTGGTGACAGTTAgtattttctcttttgaCTATTTTGACTATGACAATTGACTAATGTGCCTCTGGGACAGCCCATGGACAGTTCTTCGATGTCTGCAACCTTCTCTCAATGACCACTCCTCCCAGTGAAAAGCATTACATGATCTTCAACGGTGATCTTGTCGATCGTGGATCGTGGTCTGTTGAAGTCGCCCTCACAGTATTCGCCTACAAATGGTTATACCCGGAATATGTCTACATCAACCGAGGCAATCATGAGACAAACGGTTGGTGACCTGCAGTCAAGTCTTCGTACCTCAGCTAACAGAAGATGCAGATATGAATAAGGTGTATGGCTTCGAAGGTGAATGCAAGGCCAAACTTGGTGAGATGACATTCAAGCTCTTTGCCGACGTCTTCACGAAATGTAAAGTTATTTATCTGTTCCTGGCACATCGGCGCAAGCTGATATCCCCATAGTACCCCTTGCTACCCTTGTCACAGCTACCCTTCCCCCATCTTCCCCGAAGTCCGAAGGCTCCAAACGTGCCATTCTCTCAGAGGGGAAAAAACGGTTCTTCATCTGTCACGGTGGTCCTCCCGTTAGCAAGGACGGTGTTACTTTGGATGAGGTTGCGAAGATTGAGAGGTTCGGAAGACAACCGGGGCAGGAGGGTATTATGTGCGAGGTAggcttttctttttcttgtctGCTTGCAAGGTCATCATTGCTCACTTACTTTTTGCAGATGCTTTGGACAGACCCACAAGCGCAGGTGGGCCGAGGACCTTCAAAACGTGGTGTCGGTCTTGGTTTCGGGCCAGACGTCACCCGCCGTTGGTGCGAACTCAACAACATTACCGCTGTCATTCGATCACACGAAGTTCGAGCAGACGGTTATGCCATCGAGCATGATGGTTTATGTATCACTGTGTTCAGTTGCCCCAATTACTGTGATTCAACTGGTAACAAGGTAtgtttctttcctttccatGTATGTTTAATGGAATACCATTGACGTCGGTATGTAGGCTGCTTACATCCGAATGCAAGCGGATGGAACATTATCGTACCACCAGTTCGACGCTGTGCCTCACCCCGACGTCAAGCCTATGGCGTACAGCTCTGGTTTCAGCGCGATGGGCTTTTAATCACCATACCATCTTTTATAGTACGGATTCCGATTTCATCTGACATTTGCATATGCATCCCGCATGCGACATCTCCATTTTCGCTCGCTCAAAAGTCAAACTCGTCTGAATTTTCAGCTGGACCAAGAAATCGATACATGTTTTATATAAATCTATTACTAAAATGAGAATACCAAACGTCTgcccttttcatcttcatatCCGTTTCTACCCACTTGATTCTCacgcttcttcatcaaactcttcatcaGGGATAGGAGCAACTTGCACAGGCGCTGATGGATCATGGATAGTGTCGTTAGGGATCTACATATCATACCAGAGAAAGTGGTCAGCTTTTGACGGTCGCTCGGTACAcaacgaaagaagggatTAAAGAATGACCCACGAAAAGAGACGTAATGAACACTCCTAAAGCACCCAAGAGACCAAAAACAAAAGTATACTTGAGAGAGATACTGTAGGCCTGACGAGCGGCAACTCTCTGCCATTCTTCTGGGAGCGTCTTGATGGCCTGAGAGGCGTGGCGGAGCTTATCGATAATCTGAACGAGGtatgatgaggagaaatTAGAAATTAGTCAGCCAATATGCAATGATATCACTTTTGGCCcctggaaggaagggataAAAGGAAACGCACCTCGGGCGAGTCGAACCTGCTGTTAAGCTGCTCGGAAAGCGTTCCTTGAAAGACGGCGCCGGAGAGGCCGACACCGAAGACTTGGCCGAGAGAACGCCAGACAAAGACGAAACCCGTTGAAGTAGCAATTTCGTGTTCTACAGAGTAGATTTTTGCTGTCAGTCATAACGGATATGGTGAAataaggaaaaaaaaggatgaaagaCGTACTCTCCACAGAATTGAGCATCGCAGCTGTTCGGGGGAATTCATCAGTTTCCTGCCTCAATCGCAGTTGTCAAAAGACGAGAAGACAGAGCTTACTCAAAGTTAGGGTCAACAAACCGCTAAATCCCGCACCCATTGGCAAGACGCTGAGCCATTGGTTGGCCCAGGAAGACCCTATTTTCAGATTCGTCAATAAAGCCATAGCAACTACTGGTCCAGCACAATTCAGGACAGTCAGCCACTTGTATCGACCAGTTCGCTTGACGATATAGCCCATGATAGGGGCAGAAATGGTCATGGCGACCGAGTTGGGTAAGAGGTGCGCGCCAGCGACAGATACGGGTTGTTGGAAGACGATCTCGAAAACCATACTATGCGATAGATCAGTCAACAAAAAGGGATTAATAACAAGCGCAAGCGCCAACGCGGAGGAGCTGGACAGAAAAGTGGGAAGGACATACGGGAGATGGTAGATCATGTTAAAATTGACGATGGCAATAACACCAGCGATAATACCCACACATAGAGGAGTCCTGCGGGTCAAGAGAGTGAGTGGCAGTACAGGTTTGCTGGCCACCTTGAGCTCGACAAAGACAAAGATGACGAAAAAGACGGGGAAGATGACAGCCATGGCGATACTGAATGGATCGTGCGCGATAGATCCTGAGCCTCCGGTCCGTGATaagagttgaagaagagcaccGATCTGTAAAAGGATAGTTGTAAATTACCTAGTATTGTGTAATTGATGAAAAGTCTTACAGAGACAAGGAGCGAAAAAGAACCACCAAAATCAATCTGCTTGAGGTGCTTCAAGTCGAAAGCTTCATGCTTAAAGGAAGGTACAGTAATCAAGGCGCAGATAATTGTTATAGCCGCAATGGGCACTTGGGCTGCAGTGCTTGTGAGCAAATGCGATAGATAGGAAGGAATTCGTTACATACCATAAAAAGCAGCTCGCCATCCAAATGCCTGGGTCAACATCCCACCAATAGGTCCTCCCAATCCTGTACCTGCACCAAAAACAGCAAAGCCCAATCCTTGGTAAAAGCCTCTCTCAGCAGGTGAGAAGATGTCTGCCATCAGTACGCTGGAAACGGTTCCCATTCCACCACCGCCCATACCGGCCACGAAACGGGCAATGACTAACATAGGGAAAGAAGTCGCACATCcgcagaagaaggtgcCAACtgtgaagaggatgatggccTGCAAGTAAGCCGCTCGCCGGCCCAAGAGGTCACTCAGACGACCGTAGAGAGGAGTGAATGTAACGTTGCTCCATAAGTAGGCGGTTCCTATGCCGTACCATCAGAAAAAAGCTGCTGAACACAATTGACGAAGGCGCCATACCGATCCACGCTTCTTGATCTGATGAATTGAGCTCTGAGGAGATTGTAGCGACGCAAGTTGCAACGACTGAAAGGTAGATTAGCCCGGATACTTTTTCGATACTGCTGAATGCTCACTCGTAAGATCTAAAGTTGAGAGGAAACCAGTCAATAGAGCAGTTGCGACGATGAGTCGTTTGCGGGCAGCGCTGAGATGCTCGGGGCCCTCAGCGGCATGCTGTTTAAGCAGAGGCGTTCTTTCACCTGACATTGCTCCTTTAGATATGCCCATGTGGATAGTTGATGGGAGGTCgaagataaaaaaaagttTCTacatcttttctctcatctATCCTGTCCACCACTCCAGTCGACGTCGTATATAGAGATTTGACATTATTTGTCTGACTGGCGAACACCCTGACCTGCGCACGAGCTTAAGATGCCATTGCCGGCTTCTGGTTATCGGCCAGAGTTATGGTACACTTCTGCTGAGGCACCGAAATGCGTGACCATTCCGGATTCCAGATAAATAgaaagagattgaaaaTTGGGAGACAAAAGTCCATCGATGCGATAAAGAAAAGCAGAAGCACGCAATCTCGCGTTCGTCCTGCAAATCGTGGTGAGCTGGTCGGTAATTAGTCAACAAAGATTATTGGCTGAATAGCCGAGTACCAACTGTACATAAGGACCTGGCCATATTTTCCTATTCAGACAACCCCGAGGGACGACTCTCAGAATGCTAGGACACAAAGCGCTCCTCCTTGCTAGTGTAGGCTCGCTTCTGCTCTCTGCGGACGCTCTCGCTATCAACAAGAAGCCCAACATCATCGTAATCCGTGGGTCTCAATTGCGTGCCTGGCGGTGATTTCGCTAACGATTACCAAAAAAAGTTACGGACGACCAAGACGTCAGTACGCTTGCAAAGCGTGAATACCTTCCTCGCATCCACGAGCATCTCGTCGACGAGGGTGTCCTCTACGACAACTTCTTTGCGCCCGTATCCATATGCTGTCCCAGTCGAGTGTCTTTGCTCCGGGCTCAGTACGCTCACAACCACAACGTCACTTTTGTCAGTGCTCCTTGGGGTGGTTGGGATGTCTTCAACAAGCTCGGTTATGTTGGGCATACCTTGCCTGACTTTGTTCAGGCTGCTGGGTACAACACTTACTACACCGGCAAGTTCATGTAAGCCTTGCATGCTAACTCCCGAACCAGTAACTAATCCGCTGCATAGGAACGACCATACCGACGCCAATTGCGAGTCCTTGCCAGTTTCTGGGTTCAACTCTTCCGACATTCTTGTCGGTGAGTGACTCCCTCATCCAGACCTTGGGTAAAATAGCTTACAAGTCGCAGACCCTTACACCTATGACTACTGGACTCCCGGTTTCTCTCGAGACAGTATGTACAATCACGCCTGgacgaagaaaaaagaaaaccaATGGCTAATAATTACCGCAGACGGTCCTGTCAAGGTTCACGCCGGCGAATACTCTACGGACCTCGTCCACGAAAAGGCAGTCAACTACCTTGAAGATGCTCTTCAGGAAGACCGACCTTTCTACCTTACCGTTGCTCCCGTCGCTTGTCACTCCTGTACGCAATCACATGACTACCAAGTACTCCAAGCTAATACCACTTTCAGGGCTCGACTATAAGCAGCAGGGTGACATAAAAAAATTCGTTACCGACATTCCTGCAAGTCACCCCCGACATGCCAGGCTTTTCCCTGTCGAGCAGATTGAAAGGACTGAGAATTGGAACCCTGATGAGCCTTCTGGTGTTTCCTGGGTAAAGGAGCTCCCCAAGCTTGTAAATATTTGCCCTCGGCGATGTTGAGAACAAAATGTTGACGGTGCCTAAATAGAACTCTACTGAAGAGGCTTATCTTGATGAGTTCTTCCGTGGAAGACTTAGGGCGTTGCAAGCTGTCGACGAGCTAGTGGAGGATATCGTTGACAGGCTTGAAAAGGCCGGCGAGCTCGATAACACATATATTTTCTACACCGGTACGTGAACCCCAAAATTACTAGAAATATATCTGATCATATACTTCACAGCGGACAACGGTTATGCTCTTGGCTCCCATCGCCGTCAGGTAAGTACTCCCCGCTCCAGTCACAAGTTCGTGCCTGATCTTCTACTATCAGCCCGGTAAGACCCTCGGTTTCGAAGAAGACATCCATGTCCCCTTTATCGCCCGAGGTCCTGGTATCAAAAAAGGTTTCCGCGACAGTCTCTCATCTTACGGCATGGTCGACCTTTCTCGGACCATCCTCGACATTGCCGGCGCCAACCCGGATTACACGGACGACGGACGAAAGAtcaacctccaccaacaTGGGGAAAAGAACCTTGAGCACCAGATCGCCCGACATGCTATCAGCGAATACTGGGTTTTGGGTGCGGATGAGGGCGTGTTTGG includes these proteins:
- a CDS encoding hypothetical protein (HMMPfam hit to Sulfatase, Sulfatase, score: 161.3, E(): 2e-45); the protein is MLGHKALLLASVGSLLLSADALAINKKPNIIVILTDDQDVSTLAKREYLPRIHEHLVDEGVLYDNFFAPVSICCPSRVSLLRAQYAHNHNVTFVSAPWGGWDVFNKLGYVGHTLPDFVQAAGYNTYYTGKFMNDHTDANCESLPVSGFNSSDILVDPYTYDYWTPGFSRDNGPVKVHAGEYSTDLVHEKAVNYLEDALQEDRPFYLTVAPVACHSWLDYKQQGDIKKFVTDIPASHPRHARLFPVEQIERTENWNPDEPSGVSWVKELPKLNSTEEAYLDEFFRGRLRALQAVDELVEDIVDRLEKAGELDNTYIFYTADNGYALGSHRRQPGKTLGFEEDIHVPFIARGPGIKKGFRDSLSSYGMVDLSRTILDIAGANPDYTDDGRKINLHQHGEKNLEHQIARHAISEYWVLGADEGVFGGHTRLNNTYRTLRIHDEHDGKSHSHSYSVWCTGERELYDLEKDPKQINNLLSPLNELGAFAPFNSTASNGEPVLVRHLQHLLNRLDAVLLVLKRCTGEACHNPYRELFPSSQATGGEIFKFSQILESRFDDFFKDLPKVQFDKCALGFQEELEKPDWKKEWAYGSDARDASIGGGIVFQDF
- a CDS encoding hypothetical protein (Match to ESTs gb|CF188873.1|CF188873, gb|CF186412.1|CF186412, gb|CF188872.1|CF188872; HMMPfam hit to GFO_IDH_MocA, Oxidoreductase family, NAD-binding Rossmann fold, score: 93.2, E(): 6.6e-25), producing MSAAFSNKLKYAVLGAGRMGQRHALNVAFRSPRAELVAVADPKPSIPQWMKDNLPPSTKYFENYEDCLVNSGADAVLIASATSWHAPMAIDAMHAGKHVLLEKPISIDLETSRSVVAEAEKFPDLKVMIGFSRRFDESYRQARKMIENGQLGKAHLIKSATNDQYDPSGFFVSYAAASGGIYIDCGIHDIDCARWLLDASLGIPNPKKQVRRVFAAGHNIRHPELVQDNDVDNAVGFVEFENGKMLVLHLSRTSMHGHDCFAEVFGTDGKVIVNGNPQLNRVEIRDVHGVRSESTPTYYERFKDAFVTEINEFTSAVLDNKPLPVNAIDALEASKIATALTHSFKTNTPVFFDDEGEPILA
- a CDS encoding hypothetical protein (Match to ESTs gb|CF193606.1|CF193606, gb|CF193605.1|CF193605; HMMPfam hit to Metallophos, Calcineurin-like phosphoesterase, score: 96.2, E(): 7.9e-26; HMMPfam hit to TPR, TPR Domain, score: 80.3, E(): 4.9e-21), whose translation is MADNDHEKLKSSLSDIITGVESPVPSFTPPSTAPEDDFTPFPSPVLSATSLAGLSLGSDGVFEPEVDDNKVITEEETAKALELKALANKAFKDKNFSKSIDFYTQAIALNPKEPTFWNNRAMSKAKMEEHGGAISDATKAVELNPSYAKAFYRRGLSQLAILRPTDAVSDFKKALAIEPGNKTIRDQLSITTKLIRRIEFEKAISVGETETASQRCLSLIESGACNLDTSSKPADMPLPIIPDDPNARYTPTKGFVEGMIESFKKGGKVPKRVAWEIILGCKAIVEKEKTLVDIVVPDGVTCDIIGDTHGQFFDVCNLLSMTTPPSEKHYMIFNGDLVDRGSWSVEVALTVFAYKWLYPEYVYINRGNHETNDMNKVYGFEGECKAKLGEMTFKLFADVFTKLPLATLVTATLPPSSPKSEGSKRAILSEGKKRFFICHGGPPVSKDGVTLDEVAKIERFGRQPGQEGIMCEMLWTDPQAQVGRGPSKRGVGLGFGPDVTRRWCELNNITAVIRSHEVRADGYAIEHDGLCITVFSCPNYCDSTGNKAAYIRMQADGTLSYHQFDAVPHPDVKPMAYSSGFSAMGF